The following are encoded in a window of Pecten maximus chromosome 17, xPecMax1.1, whole genome shotgun sequence genomic DNA:
- the LOC117315055 gene encoding carnosine N-methyltransferase-like isoform X2, giving the protein MADNSTQSIDDHLEKQHFIRVCNAFKFYRTHSHRRINDSEISYRALPEHHQEMVPDFLENLENIRTCVDHNYEIIKLILQDAEYMFENQTQETIHDSVEDVKKTFPTSADMDKVRTTLKQFVRDWSPLGQQERDACYRPVIEEITHRFPIDLCERSSVKVLIPGAGLGRLALEFAKLGFTCQGNEWSLFMLLGSNFILNKCREENSLTLYPWVHQWCNNKYTEDQIRQAQLPDINPAGIPEDSNFSMAAGDFLEVYREPEWDCVATVFFLDTARNVIAYVETIWKILQPGGYWVNLGPLLYHYAEMADEHSIELSYEQVKKVIIKTGFLFEKEEMDIKSSYTQSADSMFQYQYNSVFFVVRKPL; this is encoded by the exons atggcggacaacagCACGCAAAGTATAGACGATCACCTCGAGAAACAACATTTCATCCGCGTTTGTAATGCCTTTAAATTTTACAG AACTCACTCTCACAGGCGAATCAATGACTCCGAGATATCCTACAGAGCTCTACCGGAACATCACCAGGAAATGGTTCCAGACTTTTTAGAAAATCTAGAGAATATTCGGACATGTGTGGACCACAACTACGAAATCATCAAGCTTATTTTACAGGATGCTGAGTACATgtttgaaaaccagacacaagAAACCATACATGAT TCAGTAGAAGACGTTAAAAAGACATTCCCTACATCTGCTGACATGGACAAAGTGCGGACAACTCTGAAGCAGTTTGTGAGAGACTGGAGCCCCCTGGGACAACAGGAGAGAGATGCCTGTTACCGTCCGGTCATTGAGGAAATCACACACAGGTTCCCAATAGATCTATG TGAACGTTCTTCTGTGAAGGTTTTGATACCAGGAGCTGGATTAGGGAGGCTAGCTCTAGAGTTTGCCAAGTTAGGCTTCACCTGTCAGGGAAATGAATGGAGCCTTTTCATGTTATTAGGATCAAACTTCATCCTCAACAA ATGTCGAGAAGAAAACAGTCTGACACTGTATCCCTGGGTACACCAGTGGtgtaataacaaatacacggaGGACCAGATACGACAGGCACAACTCCCAGACATCAACCCCGCAGGTATTCCAGAGGATTCAAACTTCTCCATGGCTGCAGGGGATTTCTTAGAAGTATACAGAGAGCCAG AATGGGACTGTGTGGCAACTGTCTTTTTCCTGGACACAGCACGCAATGTGATAGCCTATGTGGAGACAATCTGGAAGATTCTACAGCCTGGAGGATACTGGGTCAACCTAG GTCCGTTACTCTACCACTACGCAGAAATGGCAGATGAACACTCCATAGAATTAAGTTATGAACAAGTCAAGAAGGTTATAATAAAAACCGGATTCCTATTTGAA AAAGAAGAAATGGACATAAAATCTTCATACACACAGAGTGCAGACAGTATGTTTCAGTATCAATATAACAGTGTTTTCTTTGTGGTACGGAAACCTCTATGA
- the LOC117315692 gene encoding uncharacterized protein LOC117315692, with product MVTRLLLLTIVVSAVTGQVKHGKDSSICQDPVAPAGVVPVSKPAIPEQFSAHIECTIKNKNMTIDMHEFFDNTNNRGYLSQTQDGTLFEAWYDYSINEFISYFPTYSLCTASKLSDSNQRFLFGYQTTSGTAGHIFSAGQALHFQTDAKEVYMGRSMVRGVAVDVWKSCQYWDTFDATMTVYWYFSASTEWDTAIGQAVPIGAHVKGAVWDTPTSAPRPIEHYYDIFHFRTGSAPDNVFQTPPGVLCTNRVNTMSVPNVPEAFSFTVEIVDKTLGAVSYMTEYYDSINNFVRYTYRPSPRENSPFGTNDLIEVHDFNTGVAYVTDKTHGNCTVTKINLTFDGSKSGPTTLRLRSSREFFYFNAINFTYEGVNKVRYIDANTWVGKRPDYPPGIGSTSTWQWYFATNAWYEINTGMSQGGVPIQMNIDAPKAGMSYEYHMFNFKNSVPDLLNYDVSACYVNRDRRMFQVKFPGQYTGVVDSNLDQFKYFILQALTQTMAVSAIRVSNIQVFFDKDIVVSFEVLDVAPIQGDVTKYKTETPLATAANSLMNKINSGQFFIAMHFDNNQAFTGMIPKTNSLIETTYLWNSQTGQAIPQSTSGYGAGVMAAVGVVVPVVSAALGGVLAFFFFK from the exons ATGGTTACCAGATTATTATTGCTGACGATTGTGGTAAGCGCCGTAACCGGACAAGTAAAACATGGCAAGGACAGCTCTATCTGCCAGGACCCCGTGGCGCCTGCTGGAG TTGTACCTGTATCGAAGCCGGCCATCCCTGAACAGTTCAGCGCCCATATAGAATGTACTATTAAAAACAAGAACATGACCATTGACATGCACGAATTTTTCGACAACACGAACAACCGAGGCTACCTCTCTCAGACACAGGACGGGACTCTATTCGAGGCCTGGTACGACTACAGTATTAACGAGTTCATCTCCTACTTCCCAACATATT CCCTTTGCACGGCCTCGAAACTGAGTGATTCTAACCAAAGGTTCCTATTCGGCTACCAAACCACTTCCGGTACTGCTGGACATATCTTCTCGGCCGGACAGGCCCTTCACTTCCAGACCGACGCTAAGGAGGTGTATATGGGACGGTCAATGGTCCGAGGGGTCGCCGTGGACGTGTGGAAATCTTGCCAGTATTGGGACACCTTTGACGCTACAATGACCGTGTATTGGTATTTCTCAG CCAGTACAGAATGGGACACAGCTATTGGACAGGCTGTACCCATTGGTGCTCACGTTAAAGGAGCTGTGTGGGACACGCCTACGTCCGCGCCTCGGCCAATAGAGCACTACTACGATATCTTCCACTTCCGGACCGGAAGTGCACCCGACAATGTTTTCCAG ACTCCCCCTGGCGTTTTGTGTACAAACCGTGTGAACACCATGTCTGTCCCGAATGTTCCCGAAGCATTTAGCTTTACTGTGGAAATTGTGGACAAAACCCTCGGCGCTGTCTCCTATATGACG GAATATTACGACTCCATAAACAACTTTGTGAGATACACATACAGACCATCGCCACGAGAGAACAGCCCGTTCGGAACTAACGACTTGATAGAGGTTCATGACTTCAATACAG GGGTTGCCTATGTGACGGACAAGACACACGGAAATTGTACCGTGACGAAGATCAATCTGACCTTTGATGGATCTAAGAGTGGTCCTACCACCCTCCGACTGAGGAGTTCCCGGGAGTTCTTCTACTTCAACGCAATTAACTTTACATACGAAGGAGTG AACAAAGTCCGATATATTGACGCGAACACGTGGGTTGGAAAGCGTCCCGACTACCCGCCTGGTATAGGTAGTACCTCCACCTGGCAGTGGTATTTTGCTACG AATGCTTGGTATGAGATAAACACTGGGATGTCCCAAGGTGGAGTTCccatacagatgaacatagaCGCACCAAAG GCTGGGATGAGTTACGAGTACCACATGTTTAACTTTAAAAATTCCGTGCCTGATCTCCTCAATTATGACGTCAGTGCATGTTACGTCAACCGTGACAGGAGGATGTTCCAAGTGAAATTCCCAG GACAATATACAGGCGTTGTGGATTCCAACCTGGACCAGTTTAAATACTTCATTCTACAGGCATTAACACAAACAATGGCAGTGTCTGCTATCAGGGTCTCCAACATACAG GTGTTTTTCGACAAAGATATCGTGGTCAGTTTTGAAGTCCTAGACGTCGCCCCAATACAGGGTGACGTTACTAAATATAAGACGGAGACGCCTTTAGCCACAGCAGCCAACAGTTTGATGAATAAAATCAACTCTGGACAGTTCTTCATTGCCATGCACTTCGACAACAATCAAGCC TTTACGGGTATGATACCTAAAACAAACAGCCTAATCGAGACAACATACCTATGGAACAGCCAAACAGGACAAGCCATTCCTCAGTCTACGAGTGGATACGGGGCAG GTGTGATGGCAGCTGTAGGAGTGGTCGTACCTGTCGTGTCGGCAGCTCTTGGTGGAGTGCTTGCTTTCTTCTTCTTTAAGTAA
- the LOC117315055 gene encoding carnosine N-methyltransferase-like isoform X3 encodes MVPDFLENLENIRTCVDHNYEIIKLILQDAEYMFENQTQETIHDSVEDVKKTFPTSADMDKVRTTLKQFVRDWSPLGQQERDACYRPVIEEITHRFPIDLCERSSVKVLIPGAGLGRLALEFAKLGFTCQGNEWSLFMLLGSNFILNKCREENSLTLYPWVHQWCNNKYTEDQIRQAQLPDINPAGIPEDSNFSMAAGDFLEVYREPEEWDCVATVFFLDTARNVIAYVETIWKILQPGGYWVNLGPLLYHYAEMADEHSIELSYEQVKKVIIKTGFLFEKEEMDIKSSYTQSADSMFQYQYNSVFFVVRKPL; translated from the exons ATGGTTCCAGACTTTTTAGAAAATCTAGAGAATATTCGGACATGTGTGGACCACAACTACGAAATCATCAAGCTTATTTTACAGGATGCTGAGTACATgtttgaaaaccagacacaagAAACCATACATGAT TCAGTAGAAGACGTTAAAAAGACATTCCCTACATCTGCTGACATGGACAAAGTGCGGACAACTCTGAAGCAGTTTGTGAGAGACTGGAGCCCCCTGGGACAACAGGAGAGAGATGCCTGTTACCGTCCGGTCATTGAGGAAATCACACACAGGTTCCCAATAGATCTATG TGAACGTTCTTCTGTGAAGGTTTTGATACCAGGAGCTGGATTAGGGAGGCTAGCTCTAGAGTTTGCCAAGTTAGGCTTCACCTGTCAGGGAAATGAATGGAGCCTTTTCATGTTATTAGGATCAAACTTCATCCTCAACAA ATGTCGAGAAGAAAACAGTCTGACACTGTATCCCTGGGTACACCAGTGGtgtaataacaaatacacggaGGACCAGATACGACAGGCACAACTCCCAGACATCAACCCCGCAGGTATTCCAGAGGATTCAAACTTCTCCATGGCTGCAGGGGATTTCTTAGAAGTATACAGAGAGCCAG aAGAATGGGACTGTGTGGCAACTGTCTTTTTCCTGGACACAGCACGCAATGTGATAGCCTATGTGGAGACAATCTGGAAGATTCTACAGCCTGGAGGATACTGGGTCAACCTAG GTCCGTTACTCTACCACTACGCAGAAATGGCAGATGAACACTCCATAGAATTAAGTTATGAACAAGTCAAGAAGGTTATAATAAAAACCGGATTCCTATTTGAA AAAGAAGAAATGGACATAAAATCTTCATACACACAGAGTGCAGACAGTATGTTTCAGTATCAATATAACAGTGTTTTCTTTGTGGTACGGAAACCTCTATGA
- the LOC117315282 gene encoding uncharacterized protein LOC117315282, whose protein sequence is MIMRDFMTNQRYQTKEIVSIIINHRPSSCLEKNSSILSLLKSGPAYSPSFSMDTLRYQSHIPTVAKETISKQNNTRPVHVPLETPGYHDNSYSPVNLETIEREPRGRAYTMGIIERKDDSEYLPSVPHRTRSNTGSSVSVLQKSHKRLSDLLTGPSSLLSPKASPTPEKQAEIPKSSLSKSGSVKSSKPNSALLQRLLTIGPSVYVRHGPVSETETKETAVENTSNGSGNMKQNNASSALLTLLRGRKQNEIEEKTENRLDMQAELQERLKLSVPHQNPERKTTGKLDATIEKLSSMLVDKVIQAKSSETELPPLQVPSPSIETRQQESPRPVAKEQQPERPSLLKALVKEKIYKEQEKVEREAFLLETLKRSLAEPREELLAHLPFPGKDFMNFYKCEHCGKGFPHKGTLKVHMRTHSMEKQEFKCDVCGKVCSAKGYLLIHMRTHRQEYGPSQEEELPPTRDENPPPSQKTVEEMNGCSICGKTFSESENLLIHLRMHSGEKLYKCEVCGNGFTRKTQLAIHMRIHTGEKPYECEVCGKTFRQSNGLNLHMITHSEVKPYNCQSCGAGFGRKAHYEKHMRWHRGERPFNCAVCGKGFTDKFNLSTHFKIHKQKKDHVCDVCGKGYNQATHLKNHMQFHAGERGYQCSDCDSLFEHKRTLQNHIKCTHFDTYEKSLTSKTSLRKFQKLRAHGQIVENTFEQDQSSESSSDDSNYDDDNDDSMLSDGDDTYSGEDKFVIKNEPGDWYSDYTGDTVQPDKCLESSYDDVGQTGEGEEQAGEGVGQAGEGVGPTDEGVGQAGEGVEQTGEGVEQTGEGVGQAGEGVEQAGEGVGPAGEGVGRTGEGVGPTGEGVGQVSEGVGQNISLGEGNNPSTGSSDDRHCENWNGLRTSHIKQEVVDVYPGEMEPNFNDKSQGQSPDNLQSVNASEKENSDRDIHTQVLTVSVDGTVVKTEPNDDEIVQGTAIENTDDSLNYDDLQSKRIQHSFERSETSYLNYVTDHSNKRTIQLDLSVSSTYEGERREFNGISNHDSSDSEQDDRFYIGKKFLPENGEMSPVKKRRISPESPEPLKIEGDESSSKGDNPDGLPLHTANR, encoded by the exons ATGATTATGAGAGATTTCATGACAAACCAACGCTACCAGACCAAGGAAATAGTGTCCATAATCATAAATCATCGACCCTCCTCATGTCTGGAGAAGAATTCCTCAATTCTGTCACTTCTGAAATCTGGCCCGGCTTACAGCCCTTCCTTTTCAATGGATACTCTCCGTTATCAAAGTCATATACCAACTGTTGCCAAGGAAACCATTAGTAAACAGAACAACACTAGACCTGTACATGTTCCTTTGGAGACTCCAGGGTACCATGACAACAGTTACTCTCCAGTAAACTTAGAAACCATTGAGAGAGAGCCTCGGGGCAGAGCTTACACTATGGGGATAATAGAGAGGAAGGATGATTCTGAATATTTACCCTCTGTTCCACACAGGACTCGATCAAACACAGGGTCATCAGTCAGTGTTCTTCAAAAATCACATAAAAGATTATCAGACCTGTTAACGGGACCATCATCTTTACTTTCACCAAAAGCTTCACCAACTCCGGAAAAGCAAGCAGAAATACCTAAGTCTTCCCTGTCAAAGTCAGGATCTGTAAAAAGCAGTAAACCTAATAGTGCCCTGCTACAAAGACTCCTTACAATCGGGCCCAGTGTGTATGTCAGGCATGGCCCTGTGTCAGAAACCGAAACTAAAGAAACAGCCGTGGAAAATACTTCTAATGGATCTGGAAATATGAAGCAAAATAATGCTTCTAGTGCTCTCCTAACACTTCTTCGTGGacgaaaacaaaatgaaattgaagAGAAAACAGAAAACAGATTAGATATGCAAGCAGAACTTCAAGAACGTTTGAAATTGAGTGTTCCCCATCAAAATCCTGAACGAAAAACAACTGGTAAACTTGACGCAACAATTGAGAAACTTTCATCTATGTTAGTGGACAAAGTAATACAAGCAAAATCATCTGaaacagagttacctccccttcagGTTCCGTCACCAAGTATAGAGACTCGCCAACAGGAGTCGCCACGGCCAGTGGCGAAGGAACAACAACCTGAAAGACCATCTTTACTTAAAGCTCTTGTTAAAGAAAAAATCTACAAGGAACAGGAAAAAGTTGAAAGAGAGGCTTTCTTATTAGAAACTCTGAAGCGAAGTCTAGCTGAGCCTCGGGAAGAACTATTGGCACACCTACCGTTTCCTGGAAAAGACTTCATGAACTTTTACAAGTGTGAACACTGCGGGAAAGGTTTTCCTCATAAGGGTACATTGAAGGTGCACATGAGAACACACAGTATGGAGAAACAGGAGTTTAAATGTGATGTATGTGGTAAAGTCTGCTCGGCCAAGGGATACCTGTTGATACACATGAGGACACACCGTCAAGAATATGGTCCAAGCCAGGAGGAAGAACTTCCACCTACACGAGATGAAAATCCTCCTCCTAGTCAAAAGACAGTCGAGGAAATGAATGGATGTTCTATATGTGGGAAAACCTTCAGTGAGAGTGAGAATTTGTTGATCCATCTTCGGATGCACAGTGGGGAAAAACTTTACAAATGTGAAGTGTGTGGGAATGGATTCACACGTAAGACACAGCTCGCGATCCACATGCGGATACATACGGGAGAGAAACCGTACGAATGTGAAGTCTGTGGGAAAACATTTCGACAAAGTAACGGTCTGAATTTACACATGATAACACACAGCGAAGTGAAGCCCTATAACTGTCAGAGCTGTGGAGCAGGATTTGGCAGAAAAGCACATTATGAAAAGCACATGCGATGGCATAGGGGAGAACGACCATTCAATTGTGCTGTTTGTGGGAAGGGATTCACTGATAAGTTTAACTTGTCCACACATTTTAAAATCCACAAGCAGAAGAAGGACCATGTTTGTGATGTGTGTGGGAAAGGCTACAACCAAGCTACTCACCTGAAA AACCACATGCAGTTTCATGCCGGAGAGAGAGGATATCAGTGCAGTGATTGTGATAGTTTGTTTGAACATAAGCGAACCCTCCAGAACCACATTAAGTGTACCCATTTTGACACATACGAGAAATCTCTAACTTCAAAGACTTCCTTGAGGAAGTTCCAGAAACTACGGGCGCATGGGCAGATTGTGGAAAATACGTTTGAACAGGATCAGTCTAGTGAATCCAGCAGTGACGATAGTAACTATGACGATGACAATGACGACTCCATGTTGTCCGACGGTGATGACACGTACAGTGGAGAGGACAAATTTGTAATTAAGAACGAACCTGGGGACTGGTATTCTGATTATACAGGAGATACAGTCCAACCTGATAAATGTTTAGAGTCATCTTACGATGATGTTGGGCAGACTGGAGAAGGGGAGGAGCAGGCTGGTGAAGGGGTGGGGCAGGCTGGTGAAGGGGTGGGGCCGACTGATGAAGGGGTGGGGCAGGCTGGTGAAGGGGTGGAGCAGACTGGTGAAGGGGTGGAGCAGACTGGTGAAGGGGTGGGGCAGGCTGGTGAAGGGGTGGAGCAGGCTGGTGAAGGGGTGGGGCCGGCTGGTGAAGGGGTGGGGCGGACTGGTGAAGGGGTGGGGCCGACTGGTGAAGGGGTGGGGCAGGTTAGTGAAGGGGTAGGACAAAACATCAGTCTTGGTGAAGGCAACAATCCCTCCACAGGTTCTAGCGATGACCGACATTGTGAGAATTGGAACGGTTTACGTACAAGTCATATCAAACAGGAGGTGGTGGATGTCTACCCCGGAGAGATGGAACCAAATTTCAATGacaaaagtcaaggtcagagTCCAGATAATTTACAGAGTGTCAATGCTAGTGAGAAGGAAAATTCAGACAGAGATATCCACACTCAAGTTTTGACAGTATCAGTGGATGGAACTGTCGTGAAAACTGAACCCAATGATGATGAAATAGTCCAGGGAACAGCGATTGAGAATACTGATGATAGTTTGAACTATGACGACTTGCAATCGAAAAGAATTCAGCACTCTTTCGAGAGATCCGAAACCAGCTATCTTAACTATGTTACTGATCACTCAAACAAACGCACAATTCAACTAGATCTGTCTGTCTCAAGCACTTATGAAGGAGAGCGACGAGAATTTAACGGGATTTCTAACCATGACAGCAGTGATTCGGAACAAGATGATAGATTTTACATTGGAAAAAAATTCTTGCCTGAAAATGGTGAAATGTCTCCAGTGAAGAAGAGAAGAATAAGCCCTGAATCACCTGAGCCACTAAAGATTGAAGGCGACGAGAGCTCCtctaagggagacaaccctgATGGTCTCCCTTTACATACAGCTAACAG ataA
- the LOC117315055 gene encoding carnosine N-methyltransferase-like isoform X1 yields MADNSTQSIDDHLEKQHFIRVCNAFKFYRTHSHRRINDSEISYRALPEHHQEMVPDFLENLENIRTCVDHNYEIIKLILQDAEYMFENQTQETIHDSVEDVKKTFPTSADMDKVRTTLKQFVRDWSPLGQQERDACYRPVIEEITHRFPIDLCERSSVKVLIPGAGLGRLALEFAKLGFTCQGNEWSLFMLLGSNFILNKCREENSLTLYPWVHQWCNNKYTEDQIRQAQLPDINPAGIPEDSNFSMAAGDFLEVYREPEEWDCVATVFFLDTARNVIAYVETIWKILQPGGYWVNLGPLLYHYAEMADEHSIELSYEQVKKVIIKTGFLFEKEEMDIKSSYTQSADSMFQYQYNSVFFVVRKPL; encoded by the exons atggcggacaacagCACGCAAAGTATAGACGATCACCTCGAGAAACAACATTTCATCCGCGTTTGTAATGCCTTTAAATTTTACAG AACTCACTCTCACAGGCGAATCAATGACTCCGAGATATCCTACAGAGCTCTACCGGAACATCACCAGGAAATGGTTCCAGACTTTTTAGAAAATCTAGAGAATATTCGGACATGTGTGGACCACAACTACGAAATCATCAAGCTTATTTTACAGGATGCTGAGTACATgtttgaaaaccagacacaagAAACCATACATGAT TCAGTAGAAGACGTTAAAAAGACATTCCCTACATCTGCTGACATGGACAAAGTGCGGACAACTCTGAAGCAGTTTGTGAGAGACTGGAGCCCCCTGGGACAACAGGAGAGAGATGCCTGTTACCGTCCGGTCATTGAGGAAATCACACACAGGTTCCCAATAGATCTATG TGAACGTTCTTCTGTGAAGGTTTTGATACCAGGAGCTGGATTAGGGAGGCTAGCTCTAGAGTTTGCCAAGTTAGGCTTCACCTGTCAGGGAAATGAATGGAGCCTTTTCATGTTATTAGGATCAAACTTCATCCTCAACAA ATGTCGAGAAGAAAACAGTCTGACACTGTATCCCTGGGTACACCAGTGGtgtaataacaaatacacggaGGACCAGATACGACAGGCACAACTCCCAGACATCAACCCCGCAGGTATTCCAGAGGATTCAAACTTCTCCATGGCTGCAGGGGATTTCTTAGAAGTATACAGAGAGCCAG aAGAATGGGACTGTGTGGCAACTGTCTTTTTCCTGGACACAGCACGCAATGTGATAGCCTATGTGGAGACAATCTGGAAGATTCTACAGCCTGGAGGATACTGGGTCAACCTAG GTCCGTTACTCTACCACTACGCAGAAATGGCAGATGAACACTCCATAGAATTAAGTTATGAACAAGTCAAGAAGGTTATAATAAAAACCGGATTCCTATTTGAA AAAGAAGAAATGGACATAAAATCTTCATACACACAGAGTGCAGACAGTATGTTTCAGTATCAATATAACAGTGTTTTCTTTGTGGTACGGAAACCTCTATGA